In a genomic window of Planctomycetaceae bacterium:
- a CDS encoding FG-GAP-like repeat-containing protein produces the protein MLSRLLNFTLLFSLLLACVPGCNTGNDQEPRANNASAAATIGNALPDLRIAMSDGRFRDADALASAILALHPDHSETLFHAAVASAELGNYQTAVDYCLRVAPGSPQYSNAMMMAGNLLLDWKGEVKRSEQCFRSAFESDDSSTFARDRLLFTLQLQGRDHESAVLQISALHEAPGDLSRLIAVIQGDLAFPATALIQILQKSDPTCGGLWLAEAKPLLLRKDFRNAEALLRTACQKDPESVDAWVQLGNLLLLEDSSGELRTWFDIKPGGAEAHPGFWLVAGEYARQQNEPRLAASCFFSALELTPASIQANYGFGICLQLMQLGTDAELFLLRAQQLQRYQKLLDHAATAGDESVVTIDTLREGQDLATSLGLAIEAEAWQTLIANRQQTRGITESQPDSRAEERRTRLPPTEKRCELPKLSETAQRAIVTKDLSHVVADLFRKTNSQSHVDVASDESPAWTTNRMFRNIAEASGFEFEFNNGTSTGITGQQWAYDFTGGGVGVIDLDGDSWPDIFCAQGTYLNSVDSEHRREIVPNEGVFRNVRGHQFLDVSDVALNHVLADYSQGVAAGDWNNDGFPDLFIGNIGRNRLMLNNGDGTFTNVSEQVNGDAERWSTSCGIADITEDGLPDLIAISYVEGDYLTRICRDESGPRDSCAPQAFPGSQNQIFVNQGDGSFVDGTAAMGFAGYEGKGLGLIVGDLNNDLHADLFIANDGTPNFLFLNEVEKPAGVSEGDTGPQFREAALPLGVALDKTGRTEACMGVAVADFDRDTFFEIFVTNFYEESNTFYQPTGRTSVFLDHSVHSNLGPASIQSLGFGTQAIDANLDGRLDLFVANGHVDDFRDRGIPWAMRPQLFLNEGSRRFSEVRAENADSDYFQQEWLGRAVARLDWNRDGAEDLAVSHLNSGYALLENISGLQIKDRVNSVAVKVVGTSVSRDAVGTLISLSGTHSDESEFRQVQAGSGYQASNEFQSVFVFRSESGKPENEVVGIEVRWGQQENTVQHSVNERCTTLVLIEKRNTAYTIPR, from the coding sequence ATGCTCTCTCGCCTGCTGAATTTCACTTTGCTTTTCAGTCTGCTGCTTGCTTGTGTTCCGGGTTGTAATACCGGGAACGATCAAGAGCCTCGCGCGAACAATGCTTCTGCGGCTGCCACTATCGGCAACGCCTTGCCGGACCTCCGGATCGCAATGTCCGACGGGCGATTCCGTGATGCGGACGCGTTGGCCTCCGCCATCCTTGCCTTACATCCCGATCACTCCGAGACTCTTTTTCACGCTGCTGTTGCCAGTGCGGAGTTGGGGAACTACCAGACCGCAGTGGACTACTGTCTTCGCGTCGCTCCCGGATCCCCACAATACTCCAACGCGATGATGATGGCAGGAAATCTGCTGCTCGACTGGAAGGGCGAGGTCAAACGCTCTGAACAGTGCTTCCGGTCGGCTTTTGAGTCTGATGATTCCAGTACCTTTGCCAGGGATCGATTGCTGTTCACGCTACAGTTGCAGGGACGCGATCACGAATCAGCTGTCCTGCAGATTTCCGCGCTTCATGAGGCTCCTGGGGATTTGAGTCGGCTGATCGCCGTCATTCAGGGTGATCTCGCCTTTCCGGCAACTGCGTTGATTCAGATATTGCAGAAATCCGACCCGACATGCGGCGGACTATGGCTGGCTGAAGCAAAGCCACTCCTGCTCCGAAAGGATTTCCGGAACGCGGAGGCTCTTTTAAGAACGGCATGTCAAAAGGATCCCGAATCCGTCGATGCGTGGGTACAACTCGGCAACCTGCTTCTTCTGGAAGACTCGTCCGGAGAACTTAGGACCTGGTTTGACATCAAGCCCGGCGGGGCTGAAGCTCACCCAGGGTTCTGGTTGGTCGCGGGCGAGTACGCTCGGCAGCAGAATGAGCCCCGGCTCGCGGCATCCTGTTTTTTCTCTGCGCTGGAATTGACTCCGGCTTCTATTCAGGCGAACTATGGATTTGGGATTTGTCTCCAGCTGATGCAACTGGGAACAGACGCGGAGCTTTTCCTGTTGCGAGCTCAGCAATTGCAGCGTTACCAAAAACTGCTGGACCATGCGGCCACTGCAGGGGATGAGTCTGTCGTTACGATCGATACATTGCGCGAGGGGCAGGACCTTGCGACCTCGCTGGGATTAGCCATTGAAGCAGAAGCATGGCAAACTCTCATTGCCAATCGTCAGCAGACACGTGGAATTACCGAGTCTCAACCTGATAGCAGAGCAGAGGAACGCAGAACGCGTCTACCGCCGACAGAGAAGCGGTGTGAACTGCCAAAACTGAGTGAAACGGCACAACGGGCAATCGTTACGAAAGACCTGAGCCATGTCGTGGCAGATCTCTTCCGCAAAACCAACAGTCAATCGCACGTCGATGTGGCTTCGGATGAATCACCTGCCTGGACAACGAACAGGATGTTCCGGAATATTGCCGAGGCATCAGGTTTCGAGTTCGAATTCAATAACGGTACTTCAACCGGAATTACGGGGCAACAATGGGCATATGACTTCACTGGCGGTGGCGTAGGTGTCATCGATCTGGATGGTGATTCGTGGCCGGACATATTCTGTGCGCAGGGGACTTATCTGAATTCAGTTGACAGCGAACATCGTCGGGAGATCGTGCCAAACGAGGGGGTATTCCGCAACGTGAGAGGCCACCAATTCCTTGATGTGTCGGACGTCGCGCTGAATCATGTGCTGGCGGACTATAGTCAGGGTGTTGCGGCTGGTGACTGGAACAACGACGGATTCCCTGATCTGTTCATCGGAAATATTGGTCGCAACCGACTCATGCTTAACAACGGTGATGGCACATTCACGAACGTCTCCGAACAGGTCAATGGCGATGCAGAACGCTGGTCAACCTCCTGCGGCATCGCCGATATCACCGAAGATGGTCTGCCGGACCTGATCGCAATCAGCTACGTCGAGGGCGACTATCTGACACGGATTTGCAGGGATGAATCCGGACCACGTGACTCCTGCGCACCGCAGGCATTTCCGGGCAGCCAGAATCAAATCTTCGTGAATCAGGGCGACGGTTCATTCGTTGATGGAACAGCTGCCATGGGCTTTGCCGGCTATGAAGGAAAGGGACTTGGTCTGATCGTTGGTGATCTCAACAACGACTTACACGCAGACCTCTTCATTGCGAACGATGGTACGCCCAATTTTCTGTTTCTCAATGAAGTGGAGAAGCCCGCCGGCGTTTCTGAAGGAGACACCGGCCCTCAATTTCGTGAGGCTGCGCTTCCGCTCGGAGTTGCTCTTGATAAGACCGGCAGAACCGAAGCGTGTATGGGAGTGGCCGTTGCGGATTTTGACAGGGATACATTCTTTGAGATCTTCGTGACCAACTTTTACGAGGAATCAAACACGTTCTATCAACCGACTGGCAGGACGTCCGTTTTCCTTGACCATTCCGTCCATTCCAACCTTGGTCCGGCGAGTATTCAGTCGCTTGGGTTTGGAACTCAGGCCATCGATGCTAACCTGGATGGTCGGCTGGATTTGTTTGTGGCCAATGGTCATGTGGACGATTTCAGGGATCGCGGGATACCGTGGGCGATGCGTCCGCAGCTCTTTCTGAACGAAGGCTCCCGGCGTTTTTCTGAAGTACGTGCAGAAAACGCAGACTCTGACTACTTCCAGCAGGAATGGCTTGGCCGGGCTGTGGCTCGGCTGGACTGGAATCGTGATGGTGCAGAGGACCTGGCAGTTTCTCACCTGAACTCAGGATACGCACTGCTGGAGAACATCTCGGGGCTGCAAATCAAGGATCGTGTCAACAGCGTTGCGGTAAAGGTGGTTGGCACCTCAGTCTCCAGGGATGCCGTCGGCACATTGATTTCGTTGTCTGGTACGCATTCCGATGAATCTGAATTCCGTCAGGTCCAGGCAGGTTCGGGGTATCAGGCAAGCAACGAATTTCAGTCTGTGTTTGTGTTTCGGAGCGAAAGCGGGAAACCGGAAAATGAGGTGGTCGGCATTGAAGTGCGATGGGGACAACAGGAGAATACGGTCCAACATTCCGTCAACGAACGGTGCACGACCCTTGTTCTCATCGAAAAGCGGAATACCGCCTACACCATCCCTCGCTGA